One window from the genome of Candidatus Manganitrophaceae bacterium encodes:
- a CDS encoding HAMP domain-containing histidine kinase: MTTPKQSVIASIDVAKIHLEQALEQMEHLPSFDPGAFRFAAHAMGNYLAVVQGSVQLLSRELENHSSVKVHKWLHGIQHANNLMTQMIGQLIQSSAATDLKLVFSKFDLATLVRNAGQIYQRIASEKNISVIVESDLKEADVWADGVALAAVLDNLLSNAVKYSPPGKQIFIRLLSEADDLVCSVIDEGPGLSREDQAKLFQRGVRLSAVPTGGEPSSGYGLSVAKELTSKMGGEIWCESQFGRGAQFSFRLRVFKEKRENASC, encoded by the coding sequence ATGACAACACCAAAACAGAGTGTAATCGCTTCAATTGATGTGGCTAAGATTCATTTGGAGCAGGCGTTGGAGCAGATGGAGCATTTACCCTCATTCGATCCGGGGGCGTTTCGATTCGCCGCGCATGCCATGGGCAATTATTTGGCAGTGGTGCAAGGCTCTGTTCAATTGCTGTCACGCGAGTTGGAAAATCATTCGAGTGTGAAGGTGCACAAGTGGCTTCATGGGATACAACATGCAAACAATTTGATGACCCAGATGATCGGCCAGTTGATCCAGTCTTCGGCGGCGACCGACCTAAAATTGGTTTTCTCGAAATTTGATTTGGCAACGTTGGTGCGGAATGCAGGCCAGATTTATCAACGCATTGCTTCGGAGAAAAATATCTCGGTCATTGTTGAATCAGATTTGAAAGAGGCCGATGTGTGGGCGGACGGGGTGGCCCTTGCGGCCGTTCTCGACAATCTGTTGTCGAATGCCGTCAAGTACTCACCGCCGGGGAAGCAGATCTTCATCCGACTTCTCTCCGAAGCGGATGATCTCGTTTGCAGTGTGATCGATGAAGGACCGGGACTGAGCAGGGAAGATCAGGCCAAGTTGTTCCAGCGGGGAGTTCGATTGAGTGCCGTGCCGACAGGGGGTGAACCCTCCAGCGGATACGGTCTGTCGGTGGCGAAAGAATTGACGAGTAAAATGGGAGGCGAGATCTGGTGTGAGAGCCAATTCGGCCGGGGTGCGCAATTCAGTTTTCGTTTGCGGGTTTTTAAGGAGAAAAGAGAAAACGCCTCGTGCTGA
- a CDS encoding bifunctional aspartate transaminase/aspartate 4-decarboxylase, which produces MAAKTSFATTPRDEQKALLKLSPFELKDTLISLAAENEKESDIQMLNAGRGNPNWICTTPREAFGTLLQFGIEESRRDLNLPDAGRMPQKKGAATRFAWFLETHQEAPGATLLRDAFNYGIKTLKFDPDTFAHELSEGIIGCMYPVPDRMLRCTERIVHAYLVRELCAGKPPAGRYDLFAVEGGTAAMCYIFDSLMLNHLLHRGDTIALGTPTFTPYIEIPHFDRYSFNVVNIDAGVERRPDGTHTWQYADAEIDQLADKRIKAFFLVNPSNPPSYAMRPSSVNRLVKLVKRKRPDLIIITDDVYATFVPGFRSLMAELPQNTIGVYSYSKHFGATGWRLGVIAIHQNNLFDRMLAKLPAKERAALNRRYGSITLTPEKLKFIDRMVADSRQVALNHTAGLSLPQQTQMALFSLFALLDTADSYKTLCQLVVRRRYKALWDGVGLSPPPDENRASYYAELDLMVWAEKEYGPDFVKFLRKNYECVDVLFRLAEKSGVVLLHGGGFAGPDWSVRVSLANLPEETYPKIGQFLRETAEAYVREWKGSQKGKEMKGTKKGNHHRRAGELRPVQKRRRTP; this is translated from the coding sequence ATGGCCGCCAAAACGTCATTCGCAACCACTCCCCGCGACGAACAAAAAGCGCTCCTCAAACTCAGTCCCTTTGAGCTCAAGGACACGCTCATTTCGCTCGCCGCCGAGAACGAAAAAGAAAGCGACATTCAGATGCTGAATGCCGGACGCGGCAATCCGAACTGGATCTGTACCACGCCGCGGGAGGCCTTCGGGACCTTGCTCCAATTCGGAATCGAAGAGTCGCGGCGCGATCTCAACCTGCCCGATGCCGGCCGGATGCCGCAAAAGAAGGGGGCCGCGACGCGCTTCGCCTGGTTTCTCGAAACCCATCAAGAAGCCCCCGGCGCCACGCTTCTTCGCGACGCGTTCAACTATGGGATCAAAACGCTGAAGTTCGATCCCGACACCTTCGCGCATGAATTGTCCGAAGGGATCATCGGCTGCATGTATCCGGTGCCGGATCGGATGCTGCGCTGTACCGAGCGGATCGTGCACGCGTACCTCGTCCGGGAGCTCTGCGCCGGAAAGCCCCCTGCGGGACGGTACGACCTTTTCGCGGTCGAGGGGGGGACGGCGGCGATGTGTTACATTTTCGATTCGCTCATGCTCAATCACCTGCTGCACCGCGGCGACACGATCGCGCTCGGGACGCCGACCTTCACCCCGTACATCGAGATCCCGCATTTCGACCGCTACTCCTTCAACGTCGTGAACATCGACGCCGGCGTGGAAAGACGTCCCGACGGCACGCATACGTGGCAGTATGCCGACGCGGAGATCGATCAGCTCGCCGACAAGCGGATCAAGGCCTTTTTCCTGGTCAACCCGAGCAACCCCCCTTCCTATGCCATGCGCCCAAGCAGCGTGAATCGCCTCGTCAAGCTGGTGAAGCGCAAACGACCCGATCTGATCATCATCACCGACGATGTTTATGCCACCTTCGTGCCGGGGTTCCGGTCGTTGATGGCCGAGTTGCCTCAAAATACCATCGGCGTCTATTCCTATTCGAAGCATTTCGGCGCCACCGGCTGGCGGCTCGGGGTCATCGCCATTCACCAGAACAACCTCTTCGACCGGATGCTGGCGAAACTGCCGGCCAAGGAGCGCGCCGCGCTGAACCGACGCTACGGCAGCATCACGCTGACGCCGGAGAAACTGAAGTTCATCGACCGGATGGTCGCCGACAGCCGCCAGGTCGCCCTGAACCACACCGCCGGCCTGTCGCTCCCCCAGCAAACCCAGATGGCCCTCTTCTCCCTCTTCGCGCTCCTCGACACGGCCGACAGCTACAAAACGCTCTGCCAGCTGGTCGTGCGCCGGCGGTACAAGGCGCTCTGGGACGGCGTCGGTCTTTCACCCCCCCCCGATGAGAACCGGGCTTCTTATTACGCCGAACTCGACCTCATGGTCTGGGCCGAGAAGGAATACGGCCCCGACTTCGTGAAATTTCTTCGGAAGAACTACGAATGCGTCGATGTCCTCTTCCGCCTGGCGGAAAAGTCGGGGGTGGTGCTGCTGCACGGCGGCGGCTTCGCAGGGCCCGACTGGTCGGTCCGCGTCTCGCTCGCCAACCTCCCGGAGGAGACCTATCCGAAGATCGGCCAGTTCCTCCGGGAGACGGCCGAGGCCTACGTGAGGGAGTGGAAGGGATCGCAAAAAGGGAAAGAGATGAAAGGAACCAAAAAAGGGAACCACCATCGACGGGCCGGAGAATTACGGCCTGTTCAAAAGAGGAGGAGAACCCCATGA
- a CDS encoding type II asparaginase has product MALLLALAPAAYAKPKIVLLATGGTIAGVQPKEGEPGYKSGEVSVDQLIEAVPKIKEIADLTGEQVANIGSQTMTNDVWVKLAQRANEVLKGDAAGVVITHGTDTMEETGYFLNLVVKSEKPVVLVGSMRPATAISADGPANLYEAVALAADPEAKGRGPMIVINDEIHYAREAQKINTTKLEAFKSPNAGPAGIFIGNKAHFLLPNDEPHTTKSPFSVDGVKAENLPRVEVVYSYANFGRDTIDFLVQKGVKGIVLAGVGDGNTTDEALKGLADAAKKGVAVVRSTRTGSGIVARNMEVEDDKLGLIASNELNPQKARVLLMLALTQTKDPKKLQEIFNTY; this is encoded by the coding sequence ATGGCATTGCTTCTGGCGCTGGCGCCCGCGGCCTACGCCAAGCCGAAGATCGTCCTGCTGGCGACCGGGGGGACCATTGCCGGTGTGCAACCGAAAGAGGGCGAACCCGGCTACAAGTCCGGCGAGGTCTCAGTCGACCAGCTCATCGAGGCGGTCCCGAAGATCAAGGAGATCGCCGATCTCACCGGCGAGCAGGTGGCGAACATCGGCAGCCAGACGATGACGAACGACGTTTGGGTGAAGCTTGCGCAGCGGGCCAACGAGGTGCTGAAGGGGGATGCGGCGGGGGTGGTCATCACCCATGGCACCGATACCATGGAAGAGACCGGCTACTTTCTCAATCTCGTGGTGAAGAGCGAAAAGCCGGTGGTGCTGGTCGGCTCCATGCGGCCGGCGACGGCGATCAGCGCGGACGGTCCGGCCAATTTGTACGAGGCGGTCGCGCTTGCCGCAGACCCGGAGGCGAAGGGACGCGGGCCGATGATCGTCATCAATGACGAAATCCACTATGCGCGCGAGGCTCAAAAAATCAATACCACCAAACTCGAGGCATTCAAATCCCCCAACGCAGGCCCTGCCGGGATCTTCATCGGAAACAAGGCCCATTTCTTACTTCCAAACGATGAGCCCCACACCACGAAGAGCCCATTTTCCGTCGACGGCGTGAAGGCCGAGAATCTCCCCCGGGTCGAGGTGGTCTACTCCTACGCCAACTTCGGCCGCGACACGATCGATTTCCTGGTGCAAAAGGGGGTGAAGGGAATTGTCCTGGCCGGCGTGGGGGATGGGAATACGACCGATGAGGCGTTGAAGGGTCTGGCCGACGCCGCGAAGAAAGGGGTGGCCGTGGTTCGATCGACCCGCACCGGCAGCGGAATCGTGGCGCGCAACATGGAGGTCGAGGACGACAAGCTCGGTCTGATCGCGTCGAATGAATTAAATCCGCAGAAGGCACGGGTCCTGTTGATGTTGGCGTTGACGCAGACCAAAGACCCGAAGAAACTTCAGGAAATTTTCAACACCTATTAA
- a CDS encoding arylsulfatase: MCRHALSALAVGLVALSAANALAQQAGARKPNIIVIMGDDIGWFNIGAYNQGIMAGRTPNLDKMAAEGMRFTDYYAEASCTAGRANFITGELPIRTGMTTVGQAGSKVGLPDQAVTIATALKAMGYETGQFGKNHLGDRNEYLPTVHGFDEFWGYLYHLDAMEDPFHSNYPQSLKDKVGPRNLLHSLATNVDDPTVDPRWGKVGKQKIVDEGPLPPHPMPGIKYNMETVDEVIRDHALQFIDKAKADGKPFFVWLNPTRMHVVTHLSPKYEAMRTPENGWTIQEAGMAQIDDIVGSVMQRLKDAGLDGNTIVVFTTDNGAENFTWPDGGQTPFAGGKGTVLEGGFRVPCIIRWPGHVPAGKVESGIISGLDWFPTFLAAAGDPNIAEELKSGKQIGDRTYKVHLDGYNQMDLITGKGPSARHEVFYFAEGTLGSVRVNDFKYRFIDQPAGWLGNTVKVDWPILVNLRLDPLERTSLPTQSMEQFSWLAYEIWRFVLVQQVVGQYAQTFIDFPPMQKGASFNLEQVKEELMKKTQSQAPQ, encoded by the coding sequence ATGTGCAGGCATGCGCTTTCGGCCCTGGCGGTCGGATTGGTTGCACTCAGCGCAGCAAATGCGCTGGCGCAGCAAGCAGGCGCTAGGAAGCCCAACATCATCGTCATCATGGGCGACGACATCGGCTGGTTCAACATCGGCGCCTACAACCAGGGGATTATGGCTGGAAGAACGCCGAACCTCGACAAGATGGCCGCCGAAGGGATGCGCTTCACCGACTACTACGCCGAGGCGAGTTGCACCGCCGGACGCGCCAACTTTATCACCGGTGAGCTTCCCATCCGCACCGGGATGACCACGGTCGGACAAGCCGGATCCAAGGTCGGCCTCCCCGACCAAGCGGTCACGATCGCCACTGCGCTGAAAGCCATGGGCTACGAAACCGGTCAGTTCGGCAAGAACCACCTTGGAGATCGCAACGAATATCTGCCGACCGTACATGGCTTTGATGAGTTCTGGGGTTACCTCTACCACCTCGACGCCATGGAGGATCCCTTCCATTCCAACTATCCGCAGTCGCTGAAAGACAAAGTCGGTCCGCGTAATCTGCTGCATTCCTTGGCGACGAACGTAGACGACCCAACCGTCGATCCACGCTGGGGCAAAGTCGGCAAACAGAAGATCGTGGACGAAGGCCCGCTTCCACCGCATCCCATGCCGGGCATTAAGTACAACATGGAAACCGTCGATGAGGTGATTCGCGATCACGCACTGCAATTCATCGATAAAGCCAAGGCGGATGGCAAGCCCTTTTTCGTGTGGCTGAACCCGACGCGCATGCACGTCGTGACACATCTGTCACCGAAATATGAAGCCATGCGCACCCCGGAGAACGGTTGGACGATCCAGGAAGCCGGCATGGCGCAGATCGACGATATCGTCGGCTCGGTCATGCAGAGACTGAAAGATGCCGGCCTTGACGGCAACACCATCGTCGTCTTCACCACCGACAACGGCGCCGAGAACTTCACCTGGCCCGATGGTGGTCAGACGCCATTTGCCGGCGGCAAGGGAACGGTCCTCGAAGGCGGCTTTCGTGTCCCCTGCATCATTCGGTGGCCTGGCCATGTGCCCGCGGGCAAAGTGGAAAGTGGAATCATCTCTGGACTGGACTGGTTTCCCACTTTCCTTGCCGCCGCCGGTGATCCGAATATCGCCGAGGAGTTGAAAAGCGGCAAGCAGATCGGTGATCGGACTTACAAGGTCCATCTCGATGGTTACAACCAGATGGACCTGATTACCGGCAAAGGGCCGTCCGCACGGCATGAGGTCTTCTACTTCGCGGAGGGGACTCTGGGATCTGTGCGTGTCAACGATTTTAAGTACCGCTTTATCGACCAGCCGGCTGGCTGGCTGGGCAACACGGTGAAAGTCGATTGGCCGATTCTGGTAAACCTGCGCCTCGATCCGTTAGAGCGCACGAGTTTGCCAACGCAGTCGATGGAACAGTTTTCGTGGCTTGCCTACGAGATCTGGCGTTTCGTGTTGGTGCAACAGGTTGTTGGACAATATGCACAAACCTTCATCGACTTTCCGCCGATGCAGAAAGGCGCCAGCTTCAATCTCGAACAAGTGAAGGAGGAGCTAATGAAGAAAACACAGTCCCAAGCACCGCAGTGA
- a CDS encoding formylglycine-generating enzyme family protein: protein MIKKQRRNHRQSRVRTFRARWTWLVILIVMAAITWSMSSTRDMRATAASEPVPATFLPTIPNTVPSPGPAPKGMVWIPGGEFSMGAADPVERDMNNVGMNATNDSRPIHRVYMDGFWMDETDVTNEQFEKFVSETGYITVAERTPRPEDFPGAPPENLVAGSVVFSPPDHPVPLDNHFRWWSYVKGANWRHPIGPKSSIKGKEKYPVVQVAYEDALAYAKWAGKRLPTEVEWEFAARGGLTGKAYVWGDQFHPDGKWMANTHQGHFPDQDKGEDGFVGIAPVAQFQSNGYGLYDMAGDVWQWTSDWYRPDYYAQLARLDGVARNPKGPESAYDPSEPGEKKRVLRGGSFLCTEQYCSRYMVGTRGKGEVSTGTNHLGFRCVQDAKGAPSKL from the coding sequence ATGATCAAAAAACAGAGGCGCAATCATCGGCAGTCACGCGTCCGAACTTTCAGGGCCAGGTGGACTTGGCTTGTGATTCTGATCGTCATGGCGGCGATCACGTGGAGCATGAGTTCGACTCGCGATATGAGGGCGACCGCAGCGTCCGAGCCGGTGCCGGCAACGTTTTTGCCGACGATTCCGAACACGGTTCCTTCCCCCGGCCCCGCGCCGAAAGGGATGGTCTGGATTCCCGGTGGGGAGTTTTCGATGGGAGCGGCCGATCCCGTCGAGAGGGACATGAACAACGTGGGGATGAATGCTACGAACGACTCTCGGCCGATCCATCGGGTTTACATGGACGGTTTCTGGATGGATGAGACCGACGTCACGAACGAACAGTTTGAGAAATTTGTAAGTGAGACCGGCTACATCACCGTGGCCGAGCGGACGCCGCGTCCCGAGGATTTTCCCGGCGCGCCGCCGGAGAATCTGGTGGCCGGCTCTGTTGTCTTCTCCCCGCCCGATCACCCTGTTCCGCTCGACAATCATTTCCGGTGGTGGAGTTATGTCAAAGGGGCAAACTGGCGCCATCCAATCGGTCCGAAGAGTTCGATCAAAGGGAAAGAAAAATATCCGGTGGTGCAGGTCGCCTACGAGGACGCACTGGCCTATGCGAAATGGGCCGGGAAGCGGCTGCCGACCGAGGTGGAATGGGAGTTTGCAGCGCGCGGCGGGTTGACGGGAAAAGCCTACGTCTGGGGGGATCAATTCCATCCGGACGGAAAATGGATGGCAAACACCCATCAGGGCCACTTCCCCGATCAGGATAAGGGAGAGGATGGATTCGTCGGCATCGCGCCGGTCGCGCAGTTTCAGTCGAACGGGTACGGATTGTATGACATGGCCGGCGACGTCTGGCAATGGACGAGCGACTGGTACCGGCCGGACTATTACGCCCAACTGGCTCGGCTCGACGGCGTTGCGCGCAATCCAAAAGGACCCGAGTCGGCGTACGATCCATCCGAGCCCGGCGAGAAAAAGCGTGTCCTTCGCGGCGGATCGTTTCTCTGTACGGAACAATACTGCTCGCGTTATATGGTCGGGACACGGGGGAAAGGGGAAGTCAGCACCGGCACCAATCATCTCGGATTCCGGTGTGTGCAGGATGCAAAGGGGGCGCCATCAAAACTGTAA
- the aspT gene encoding aspartate-alanine antiporter: MHWLVETFRHYPELAIFLTLALGYWVGKFKFGSFTLGAVTGTLLVGVLIGQMKIAISPNVKSVFFLMFLFAVGYGVGPQFVRGLKSDGVPQALFAVLQCLVSLLTVFVVAKFLGFNAGLAAGLLSGSQTISAVLGVATDAINRLGTSPEEKEALINAMPVAYAVTYLFGTAGSAWLLASIGPKILRVDLPAECKKLEAKMGGWGDAEAGVASAAKKFDVRAYRVTNERFNNKTVAELEANALKQELRVFIERIRHDGRISDAEPGSVVHLGDTVAVLARIELFIQRGHEIGEEVDDKELLDFPGEVLDIVITNKWVDGKTLKQLAESEIGSAKGRGVFLRKLTRVGLEMPFTPATVINRGDVLQVIGPKRGVERVAAELGYADRQTNMTDMVFVGIGIVLGGLVGAVAINIGGIPISLSTSAGTLIAGLIFGWLRSVYRTFGRVPEPALWMMNSVGLNTFIAVVGITSGPAFITGLQKSGLSLFLSGIVATTVPLLIGILLGKYVFKFHPAITLGAAAGARTTTAALGLIQDAAKSKTPALGYTVTYAVGNTLLILWGLVIVLLMT, translated from the coding sequence ATGCATTGGTTGGTTGAGACGTTCAGACATTACCCGGAACTGGCGATTTTTCTCACGCTGGCCCTGGGATATTGGGTCGGAAAGTTTAAATTCGGCAGCTTTACGCTCGGCGCGGTCACCGGAACGCTGCTGGTCGGCGTGCTCATCGGGCAGATGAAGATCGCGATCTCGCCGAATGTGAAATCGGTCTTCTTCCTTATGTTTCTCTTTGCCGTCGGCTACGGGGTCGGCCCGCAGTTCGTCCGCGGCCTGAAGAGCGACGGTGTCCCGCAGGCGCTCTTCGCCGTTCTTCAGTGCCTGGTCTCCTTGTTAACCGTCTTCGTCGTTGCGAAGTTCCTCGGGTTCAACGCCGGACTGGCGGCCGGGCTTCTCTCCGGCTCTCAGACCATCTCGGCGGTGCTCGGCGTCGCCACCGACGCGATCAACCGGCTGGGGACCTCGCCGGAAGAGAAGGAGGCGCTGATCAATGCCATGCCGGTCGCCTATGCCGTGACCTATCTCTTCGGCACCGCCGGATCGGCGTGGCTCCTCGCTTCGATCGGACCCAAAATCTTGAGGGTCGATCTTCCGGCCGAATGCAAAAAGCTCGAAGCGAAGATGGGGGGATGGGGGGATGCCGAAGCGGGGGTGGCATCGGCGGCCAAAAAGTTTGATGTCCGTGCCTACCGGGTGACAAACGAACGGTTCAACAACAAGACCGTCGCGGAGCTGGAAGCCAATGCCCTGAAGCAGGAACTCCGCGTCTTTATCGAACGAATCCGGCATGACGGCCGGATCAGCGATGCCGAGCCGGGCTCCGTCGTCCATCTGGGGGACACGGTTGCCGTCCTGGCGCGAATCGAACTCTTCATACAAAGAGGCCATGAAATCGGGGAAGAGGTCGATGACAAAGAACTTCTCGACTTTCCCGGAGAGGTGCTCGATATCGTGATCACCAACAAGTGGGTCGACGGCAAAACGCTGAAGCAACTGGCCGAGTCCGAGATCGGCAGCGCCAAGGGACGGGGGGTCTTTCTCCGGAAGCTGACGCGAGTCGGCCTGGAGATGCCGTTCACCCCGGCGACGGTGATCAATCGCGGCGACGTTCTTCAGGTCATCGGTCCGAAGCGAGGGGTCGAGCGTGTGGCCGCGGAACTCGGTTATGCCGATCGCCAAACGAATATGACCGACATGGTTTTTGTCGGCATCGGGATTGTCCTGGGAGGCCTGGTCGGCGCCGTGGCGATCAACATCGGCGGGATCCCCATCAGCCTCAGCACCAGCGCCGGAACGCTCATCGCGGGGCTGATCTTCGGATGGCTCCGGTCGGTCTATCGCACCTTCGGCCGCGTCCCCGAGCCGGCCCTCTGGATGATGAATTCGGTGGGGCTCAACACCTTCATCGCGGTGGTCGGAATCACCTCCGGACCGGCGTTCATCACGGGGCTTCAGAAATCGGGGCTGAGTCTATTCCTCTCCGGGATCGTGGCGACCACCGTCCCGCTTCTGATCGGCATTCTGCTCGGAAAATATGTTTTCAAATTTCATCCGGCCATCACGCTCGGCGCCGCCGCCGGCGCACGGACCACCACCGCCGCGCTCGGTCTCATTCAAGACGCGGCGAAGAGCAAGACGCCGGCCCTCGGCTATACCGTCACCTACGCCGTCGGCAATACACTGCTCATTCTCTGGGGTCTGGTGATCGTTCTGTTGATGACATAA
- the aspT gene encoding aspartate-alanine antiporter, with amino-acid sequence MIEWFVSALRGNPEIALFLALGLGFWIGSWKFGSFSLGGVTGSLIAALLIGQVHVEVPGLVKTVLFMLFLFGTGYSVGPQFFRSLKGDGLRSLAFTAVHSGVGLAIAYAVARRLQLDLGLSAGLLSGGLTQSAAMGTASDAIMALPLPEAERQLLVAHIAVADALTYLFGVIAPIVFLTTLAPRLMGIDLKAEAAALEAKLGIKRAAPNIISAYQRFAFRAHRVENADFIGKPANEVEVILPTGRMFVERLRRGDRILPLDSNTRMERGDILVLYGRRELVLEFGPRLGPEVHDPELLDFPIQVARVIVTNKDITGRSFGELASWPAGRGVGVRTLLRGGQAIPISPETVLDRGDEIELIGPQPSVEHVAREIGQIEVPTASTNLMLVATAIVLGAFIGLPSLMLGTLKLSLTTSVGVLIAGLVFGWLHAVRPAMGKIPDAAVNLMTQLGLAGFVAVVGLHAGPIFIEAIKATGPRLLLGGAAVTLTPMLVAFWFGRYVLRMHPILLVGAIAGTQTVAPALIALQEKADSPTPVLGYTVPYALANILLTMWGTFIVLLRSQFG; translated from the coding sequence ATGATCGAATGGTTTGTTTCAGCGTTGCGCGGAAATCCGGAGATCGCCCTCTTCCTTGCGCTCGGTCTGGGGTTCTGGATCGGATCGTGGAAGTTCGGCAGTTTCAGTCTGGGAGGGGTCACCGGATCGCTGATTGCGGCGCTGCTGATCGGCCAGGTGCATGTCGAGGTGCCGGGTCTGGTCAAGACGGTCCTCTTCATGCTCTTCCTGTTCGGGACCGGTTATTCCGTCGGGCCGCAGTTTTTCCGTTCTTTGAAGGGGGACGGCCTCCGTTCGCTCGCCTTCACGGCGGTACATTCCGGCGTGGGGCTCGCCATCGCCTATGCGGTGGCGCGACGGCTTCAACTCGATCTCGGCCTGTCGGCCGGCTTGCTCTCGGGCGGGCTGACCCAATCGGCCGCGATGGGAACCGCAAGCGATGCGATCATGGCGTTGCCGCTGCCGGAGGCCGAACGGCAGCTGCTGGTCGCCCATATCGCTGTGGCCGATGCGCTGACCTATCTCTTCGGCGTGATCGCGCCGATTGTCTTCCTCACGACCCTTGCGCCCCGCTTGATGGGGATCGACCTGAAGGCCGAGGCGGCGGCGCTCGAAGCGAAACTCGGGATCAAACGGGCCGCCCCCAACATTATCTCGGCCTACCAGCGGTTCGCCTTCCGCGCCCACCGGGTCGAAAATGCCGATTTTATCGGAAAGCCCGCCAACGAGGTTGAGGTGATCCTGCCGACCGGAAGGATGTTCGTCGAGCGGCTCCGCCGCGGCGACCGAATCCTTCCGCTCGATTCGAACACGCGGATGGAGCGCGGCGACATCCTGGTCCTTTATGGACGCCGGGAGCTCGTCCTCGAGTTTGGGCCCCGCCTCGGTCCCGAAGTCCACGACCCGGAGCTGCTCGATTTTCCGATCCAGGTCGCCCGGGTCATCGTGACCAATAAGGACATTACGGGACGGAGTTTCGGCGAGCTGGCAAGCTGGCCGGCGGGCCGCGGGGTGGGGGTCCGAACGCTCCTGCGCGGCGGCCAAGCGATCCCGATCTCTCCCGAGACGGTCCTCGATCGCGGGGACGAGATCGAACTGATCGGGCCGCAGCCCTCCGTGGAGCATGTCGCGCGCGAGATCGGCCAGATCGAAGTCCCCACGGCGAGCACCAACCTCATGCTGGTCGCCACCGCCATTGTCCTCGGGGCCTTCATCGGTCTTCCATCCCTCATGCTCGGAACGTTGAAACTGTCGCTGACGACCAGCGTCGGCGTTTTGATCGCCGGTCTGGTCTTCGGCTGGCTGCACGCGGTGAGGCCGGCGATGGGAAAGATCCCCGACGCCGCGGTCAACCTGATGACGCAGCTCGGCCTGGCCGGATTCGTCGCGGTGGTCGGTCTGCATGCCGGGCCGATCTTCATCGAGGCGATCAAAGCGACCGGTCCGCGGCTGCTGCTCGGCGGGGCGGCGGTCACACTGACGCCGATGCTCGTCGCCTTCTGGTTCGGCCGATACGTCTTGCGGATGCACCCCATCCTTCTGGTCGGCGCCATCGCCGGCACCCAGACCGTCGCTCCGGCGCTGATCGCGTTGCAGGAGAAGGCTGACAGCCCGACGCCGGTCCTTGGCTACACCGTGCCGTATGCGCTGGCCAATATCCTGCTCACCATGTGGGGCACGTTCATCGTATTGTTGCGTTCGCAGTTTGGATAA
- a CDS encoding transporter: MVSDHYSICASKDIIADTFDSLRRKRSVPPGRLVLIGFLAWIGLSVWSAFVAAEGYAQELEPRTYANTPVDLNFLIAGDGYLKGSVLTDPSLPLEDAKVHAQVPIFAYARSLDLWGKSGKVDAIFPYACASGAAEFKEVPVARDVCGWGDPRIRLSMNFYGAPALSLKEFAGYKPDLIVGASLQIGIPLGRYDADRLLNIGTHRWSIKPEFGLSKAIGPVTLELVMGVAFFTDNNAFLGDKRREQDPILSVQGHLIYGFRSGIWFALDATGYRGGRTTIDGIRSDDLQQNTRLGATLSLPVNRYNAVKLNASLGLLTRSGGNFKMIGIAWQYRWGGGL; this comes from the coding sequence ATGGTCTCCGACCACTATAGCATCTGCGCATCGAAAGATATTATCGCCGATACCTTTGACAGTTTAAGAAGGAAGCGTTCGGTCCCGCCGGGGCGGCTTGTATTAATCGGCTTCCTCGCTTGGATCGGTTTGTCGGTCTGGTCTGCCTTTGTCGCCGCGGAAGGGTATGCACAAGAACTCGAGCCGAGAACCTATGCGAACACGCCGGTTGACCTGAATTTTCTGATCGCCGGCGATGGCTACTTGAAGGGAAGTGTTCTAACGGATCCCTCCCTGCCGTTAGAAGACGCCAAAGTACACGCCCAGGTGCCGATCTTTGCCTACGCGAGATCGCTCGATCTGTGGGGCAAGTCAGGGAAGGTGGACGCGATCTTCCCCTATGCCTGCGCTTCCGGGGCGGCGGAGTTTAAAGAAGTCCCCGTGGCGCGCGACGTCTGCGGATGGGGTGACCCCAGAATCAGACTTTCGATGAATTTTTACGGCGCTCCCGCTTTGTCGTTGAAGGAGTTCGCTGGCTACAAACCGGATTTAATCGTCGGAGCCAGTTTGCAGATCGGAATCCCCCTCGGTCGATACGACGCCGATCGGCTCTTGAACATTGGTACGCATCGCTGGTCGATCAAACCCGAATTCGGTCTATCGAAGGCGATCGGCCCGGTGACGCTGGAACTGGTGATGGGGGTCGCCTTTTTCACCGACAACAACGCCTTTCTGGGGGACAAGAGGCGCGAGCAGGATCCGATTCTTTCCGTTCAGGGCCATCTCATTTATGGTTTCCGGTCCGGGATATGGTTCGCGTTGGATGCGACCGGCTATCGGGGAGGCCGCACCACGATAGACGGTATTCGAAGCGATGATCTCCAGCAGAATACACGCTTGGGTGCGACCTTATCTCTGCCGGTGAACCGGTACAACGCGGTTAAGTTAAACGCCAGTTTGGGTCTCCTGACCCGCAGCGGAGGCAACTTCAAAATGATCGGTATCGCCTGGCAATACCGATGGGGAGGCGGGCTCTAG